A stretch of Lysinibacillus agricola DNA encodes these proteins:
- a CDS encoding MFS transporter, with protein MKRIHYSWFILVVTFFSIIVAGITMSSSGVFIDSFEKEFNWDRSLIALAFAVSLFLYGFSGPFMAALLEIVGLKKMMLGAMATLLIGMTLTLFMTQSWQLIIIWGGIIGLGASLFLTVLSPYVANHWFVKSRGLAVGILTASTATGQLILLPVLAIIIEHSSWRWAIGLILILSIVMFIAIFLFIKNKPQDIGILPYGMEEELELHQENQKKNPIRIAFSGLFEAIKVKEFWLLAGSFFICGLSTSGLVGTHFVSYCISFGVPLVTAASFLSFMGVFNLVGTTLSGWLSDRFDNRWLLFWYYLLRGTSLLILPYALMQGSFTLLTIFTIFYGLDWIATVPPTISISRQIFGTNKSSIIYGWIFASHQAGAAVAAYGGGLIYKFFNSYTWAFFLAGMFCALASLFVIIVKKQTPHQANI; from the coding sequence ATGAAGCGTATTCATTATAGCTGGTTTATTTTAGTCGTAACCTTTTTCTCAATTATTGTTGCAGGTATTACAATGTCATCATCAGGGGTTTTTATAGACTCTTTTGAAAAAGAATTTAATTGGGATCGCTCTTTAATTGCATTAGCTTTTGCAGTTAGTTTATTTTTATATGGTTTTTCAGGTCCATTTATGGCGGCATTACTAGAAATAGTCGGTTTAAAGAAAATGATGTTAGGTGCGATGGCTACATTATTAATAGGTATGACGCTAACGCTTTTCATGACTCAATCATGGCAGTTAATCATTATTTGGGGCGGTATTATTGGTTTAGGAGCGAGTCTCTTTTTAACTGTGTTAAGTCCCTATGTAGCCAATCATTGGTTTGTGAAAAGCAGAGGACTGGCAGTAGGGATTTTAACGGCGAGTACAGCGACAGGGCAGTTAATTCTCCTCCCTGTATTGGCAATTATTATTGAACATTCTTCTTGGCGATGGGCGATTGGATTGATTCTCATCTTAAGCATTGTTATGTTCATTGCTATTTTTTTGTTTATCAAAAATAAGCCACAGGATATTGGAATTCTTCCGTATGGAATGGAAGAAGAGCTAGAATTGCATCAAGAGAATCAGAAGAAAAATCCGATTAGAATTGCTTTTAGCGGTTTATTTGAGGCTATAAAGGTGAAAGAATTTTGGTTATTAGCGGGAAGTTTTTTTATTTGTGGACTTTCAACTAGTGGGTTAGTTGGTACTCATTTTGTTTCTTACTGTATTAGCTTTGGAGTTCCTTTAGTAACCGCTGCATCCTTTCTTTCTTTTATGGGAGTGTTTAATCTCGTTGGTACCACTTTATCAGGTTGGTTGTCTGATCGTTTTGATAATCGATGGTTATTGTTTTGGTATTATCTTTTAAGAGGAACGTCTCTTCTTATACTCCCATATGCATTAATGCAAGGATCATTCACTTTATTGACAATCTTTACAATATTTTATGGATTAGATTGGATTGCCACAGTACCCCCAACGATTAGTATTTCTAGACAAATTTTTGGTACAAATAAAAGTAGTATTATTTATGGATGGATTTTCGCATCTCATCAAGCAGGAGCTGCAGTTGCTGCTTATGGTGGAGGCCTTATCTATAAGTTTTTCAATTCATATACTTGGGCCTTTTTCCTTGCAGGGATGTTCTGTGCATTGGCAAGTTTATTTGTCATCATCGTGAAAAAACAAACACCTCATCAAGCCAATATTTGA
- a CDS encoding MarR family winged helix-turn-helix transcriptional regulator, translating into MKNIDYTQICVCANLRKKTRVVTQLYDKLLQPTGLKITQYSMLANIAHQQSVSISRLGAILLLDQTTITRNINLLKQNGYVDLMRDPQDARTKIITLTDKGVEKLNEAAPIWQDIQERIINDIGIEKYEEFYETLKTIQKIIKSYDEE; encoded by the coding sequence ATGAAGAATATAGATTACACACAAATATGTGTATGTGCAAACCTTCGAAAAAAAACAAGAGTCGTGACACAATTGTATGATAAATTACTTCAGCCCACTGGCTTAAAAATTACACAATACTCCATGCTAGCAAATATTGCCCATCAACAATCAGTTTCCATAAGTCGACTAGGTGCAATATTGCTGCTCGATCAAACAACTATTACACGCAATATTAACTTGTTAAAGCAAAATGGCTATGTAGATTTAATGAGAGATCCGCAAGATGCTCGAACAAAGATCATTACACTAACTGATAAAGGGGTTGAAAAATTAAACGAGGCTGCTCCAATTTGGCAAGATATCCAAGAAAGAATTATCAATGATATTGGCATAGAGAAATACGAGGAGTTTTATGAAACATTGAAAACTATTCAAAAAATAATTAAATCTTATGATGAAGAATAA